A section of the Paenibacillus aurantius genome encodes:
- a CDS encoding aspartate/glutamate racemase family protein — protein sequence MRTVVAIYTGQGLADPLKAVFQEVLPGVRLVNIIDDSLIGDINKAGHIPPGVARRLVQYYRHAEEIGADVILNTCSSVGEVADLARSLIGVPIVKIDDTMTAKAAASYDRIAVLATLPSTLEPTMRLVQKQAERAGREVKLVNGLAEGAFAALVSGKPEEHDRLLLETALRTAADADVLVLAQGSMARMEKKLAEATGKPVFSSPRLGVEHVKAVLDAL from the coding sequence TTGAGAACGGTTGTGGCGATTTATACAGGGCAGGGCTTGGCGGATCCGCTTAAGGCGGTGTTCCAGGAGGTTCTGCCGGGCGTTCGGCTCGTCAATATCATCGATGACAGCCTGATCGGAGACATCAACAAGGCGGGACATATCCCGCCCGGCGTCGCCCGCCGGCTCGTGCAATATTACCGCCATGCGGAAGAAATCGGGGCGGACGTCATCTTGAACACTTGCTCATCCGTAGGCGAGGTGGCCGACTTGGCGCGCAGCCTGATCGGCGTGCCGATCGTGAAGATCGACGATACCATGACAGCGAAAGCGGCGGCATCCTACGACCGGATCGCCGTTCTGGCGACGCTGCCGTCGACGTTAGAGCCCACCATGCGTCTGGTACAGAAGCAGGCGGAGCGGGCGGGACGCGAGGTCAAGCTGGTGAACGGACTCGCCGAAGGCGCGTTCGCGGCGCTCGTCTCCGGCAAGCCGGAGGAGCACGATCGGCTTCTGCTCGAAACGGCGCTGCGTACGGCGGCGGACGCGGACGTGCTTGTGCTCGCACAGGGCTCAATGGCACGTATGGAGAAGAAGCTGGCCGAAGCGACGGGCAAGCCGGTATTCTCTTCGCCCCGGCTAGGTGTGGAGCATGTGAAGGCGGTACTGGATGCTTTATAA
- a CDS encoding glycoside hydrolase family protein: MTSTKRLIPDTLMLEERAAHAINAMIGMADEDFGYIPFFAANFVKKPAVMTHGDWDYGSSHGRMIDGLVLARHMSGETFGQEIEERYRANLLTFFKEDGMSYRQINPTRSWEPNANLIDQRAVILSLTSWYMETGDPKVKEAADRHVAALKRIAVKERDVWYYPASEYKEGGWPSANAVQLRLAPDPAAFCGRLVMPLLKYHELTGNQDAFELCEFFTALIIERSGVFHADGSFNDALAYRSGHFHTRLGTLDAIARFGAFTGDAAKIAWVKKCYDWALTKCTTFGWTPGDLQEQAYEHETCSLVDLIATGITLAKSGYVEYWGVVERFLRNHLAESQLLDLSWVEHAEDKSHDIVGKCSCYKVAERTRGAFAGYSAPNDVVCDVIEGRGHINDLQLCCLGSGTRGLFMGWSNTITEKNGTISVNFLLNRGSKWLDVDSYLPHEGKVVLHVREDIPRLQIRIPEWAGFTKIRFRREFDGEVTEGRGNEESRWVNKQFLLLGPAKAGETITVTFPLSERRTLENAVGHTFETLWRGDDVVGITPKGKHKPMYSDRQVFDTAPMREGEYRRVDKEFVW; encoded by the coding sequence ATGACTTCCACTAAACGTTTGATTCCCGATACCCTAATGCTCGAGGAGCGCGCCGCCCACGCCATCAATGCGATGATCGGCATGGCGGACGAAGACTTCGGGTATATCCCTTTCTTTGCCGCCAACTTTGTCAAAAAGCCTGCCGTTATGACGCACGGAGATTGGGACTACGGTTCCTCGCACGGCCGCATGATCGACGGCCTGGTACTGGCCCGTCACATGTCGGGCGAGACATTCGGCCAGGAGATCGAGGAGCGTTACCGCGCCAATCTGCTGACTTTCTTCAAGGAAGACGGGATGAGCTACCGCCAGATCAATCCGACCCGCAGCTGGGAGCCAAACGCGAACCTGATCGACCAGCGTGCAGTCATCCTGTCTCTTACGTCGTGGTATATGGAGACCGGTGACCCGAAGGTGAAGGAGGCGGCGGATCGTCATGTGGCGGCGCTCAAGCGGATCGCCGTGAAGGAACGCGACGTTTGGTATTACCCGGCTTCGGAGTATAAGGAAGGCGGCTGGCCCTCGGCGAATGCCGTGCAGCTGCGCCTCGCTCCGGATCCTGCGGCATTCTGCGGACGCCTGGTGATGCCGCTGCTCAAGTATCATGAGCTTACCGGCAATCAGGATGCCTTCGAGCTTTGCGAGTTTTTTACGGCGCTGATTATCGAGAGAAGCGGCGTGTTCCATGCGGACGGCAGCTTTAATGACGCGCTCGCTTACCGCAGCGGCCACTTCCATACCCGTCTCGGCACCTTGGATGCGATCGCCCGCTTCGGAGCCTTCACGGGCGATGCGGCCAAGATCGCCTGGGTTAAAAAATGCTACGACTGGGCTTTGACGAAGTGCACGACCTTCGGCTGGACGCCGGGCGATCTGCAGGAGCAGGCTTATGAGCATGAGACGTGCTCGCTCGTCGACCTCATCGCTACGGGCATTACGCTGGCGAAGAGCGGCTATGTCGAATATTGGGGTGTCGTCGAACGCTTCCTGCGCAACCATCTGGCGGAGTCGCAGCTGCTCGACCTGAGCTGGGTGGAGCATGCAGAGGACAAGTCGCACGACATCGTCGGCAAATGCTCCTGCTATAAGGTAGCGGAACGTACGCGCGGTGCCTTTGCCGGCTATTCGGCGCCGAACGACGTCGTCTGCGACGTCATCGAAGGCCGCGGCCATATTAACGACCTGCAACTGTGCTGCCTCGGCTCCGGCACCCGCGGCCTGTTCATGGGGTGGAGCAACACGATTACCGAGAAAAACGGGACGATCAGCGTCAACTTCCTGCTGAACCGCGGCTCGAAGTGGTTGGATGTGGACAGTTATCTGCCGCATGAGGGCAAGGTGGTGCTGCATGTTCGGGAAGACATCCCGCGTCTGCAGATTCGGATTCCGGAGTGGGCGGGCTTCACGAAAATCCGTTTCCGCCGCGAGTTTGACGGCGAGGTCACGGAAGGCCGCGGCAATGAGGAAAGCCGCTGGGTGAACAAGCAGTTTCTGCTGCTCGGTCCGGCGAAGGCAGGGGAGACGATCACCGTCACGTTCCCGCTCAGCGAACGCCGTACGCTGGAGAACGCAGTCGGCCATACCTTCGAAACGCTGTGGCGCGGAGACGATGTCGTCGGCATTACACCGAAGGGCAAGCATAAGCCGATGTACAGCGACCGGCAGGTGTTCGACACGGCTCCCATGCGCGAAGGAGAATACCGCCGCGTCGATAAAGAGTTTGTTTGGTAA